In the Prochlorococcus sp. MIT 1307 genome, one interval contains:
- the murC gene encoding UDP-N-acetylmuramate--L-alanine ligase, translated as MANHLANQKHIHFIGVGGIGMSALAVILVKRGYSISGSDQKSSNTLKRLASHGITIFQQQNASNIKAICQKDHLPTLVVVSTAVSKSNPELQAAKEAKLKICHRSDILAALIQRQPSIAVAGSHGKTTTSTFITTLLAKSNQDPTAVIGGVIPCYKSNGHAGKGKMLVAEADESDGSLIKFQANIGVITNLELDHIDHYPDLNALIKTMQIFSKNCKRLLANYDCPTLRKNINASTWWSTQTAQGVDFAGLPIEINGNQTIADIYERGQHIGQIDLPIPGLHNLSNAISAIASCRMAGIPFHILQKNISHLKAPSRRFDFQGVWKGRQIVDDYAHHPSEVKATLKMARLMIDSKQSPLPKTPKRLVVIFQPHRYSRTNQFLKDFAIALGHSDLVFIAPIYSAGEMPIKGANHQALATSIKKSFPNMPVFVAENLEELTNFVKTHTIPDDLVLTLGAGDINQLWENLRNHTTPNPWQASILAA; from the coding sequence TTGGCAAATCACCTCGCTAATCAAAAGCACATCCACTTCATAGGAGTTGGAGGCATTGGTATGTCTGCATTAGCAGTGATTCTGGTAAAACGTGGTTATTCAATCTCAGGGTCAGATCAAAAAAGCAGCAACACTCTGAAACGATTGGCATCACATGGAATAACAATATTTCAACAGCAAAATGCCTCAAATATCAAAGCAATTTGTCAAAAAGACCACTTGCCAACTCTTGTAGTTGTTAGTACAGCAGTCTCAAAAAGTAATCCTGAACTCCAAGCAGCCAAAGAAGCAAAATTAAAAATTTGTCATCGCTCTGACATCCTTGCTGCTCTAATTCAAAGACAGCCTTCGATAGCAGTGGCAGGCAGTCATGGAAAAACAACCACAAGCACATTCATTACAACTTTGCTAGCTAAAAGCAATCAAGATCCAACTGCTGTCATTGGTGGTGTTATTCCTTGCTACAAATCCAATGGCCATGCCGGTAAAGGGAAAATGCTTGTAGCAGAGGCTGATGAATCTGATGGCAGCCTTATCAAATTTCAAGCAAATATTGGAGTCATTACAAATCTGGAGCTCGATCATATCGACCATTACCCAGACCTAAATGCATTGATTAAAACCATGCAAATTTTCAGTAAGAACTGCAAACGCTTACTGGCTAATTACGACTGCCCGACTCTTAGAAAAAACATCAACGCCTCAACTTGGTGGTCAACACAAACAGCTCAAGGTGTTGATTTTGCAGGATTGCCAATTGAAATCAATGGCAATCAAACAATTGCTGATATCTACGAAAGAGGGCAACACATTGGCCAAATTGACTTGCCAATACCTGGACTACACAATCTAAGCAATGCCATCTCAGCAATTGCTTCATGCCGCATGGCAGGAATTCCATTCCACATTTTGCAAAAAAATATTTCTCATCTGAAAGCTCCTAGTCGAAGATTCGATTTCCAAGGAGTTTGGAAAGGACGCCAAATTGTGGATGATTATGCCCATCACCCAAGTGAAGTTAAAGCAACACTGAAGATGGCTCGTTTAATGATCGATAGCAAACAAAGTCCCTTACCAAAAACTCCTAAAAGACTTGTAGTGATCTTCCAGCCTCATCGTTATAGCCGAACAAACCAATTTCTAAAAGACTTCGCAATAGCACTTGGTCACTCAGATCTGGTTTTCATCGCTCCAATTTATTCAGCCGGGGAAATGCCAATAAAAGGCGCTAACCATCAAGCCCTTGCAACTTCTATAAAAAAATCTTTTCCAAACATGCCTGTATTCGTCGCTGAAAATCTCGAAGAACTTACTAACTTCGTGAAAACCCACACCATCCCAGATGACCTCGTTTTGACTCTAGGAGCGGGAGACATAAACCAGCTTTGGGAAAACCTACGAAATCACACAACACCTAATCCATGGCAGGCCTCAATTCTTGCGGCCTAA
- the thiL gene encoding thiamine-phosphate kinase, whose product MIEKLNQIGEREILNRLKKFLPSGQLEDDTAQINPYGKEVLINTDVLVEGVHFSNETTSPKDVGWRAIATNISDLACSGVKEILGVTVGIIAPSSTEWTWIEDVYIGLEQALKEFGGQILGGDCSSGKQKVVAITAFGTVGPLRLHRSEAIDGDLLITSGSHGLSRLGLALLLSDPLINTNQLSKELKAQAIYAHQRPQPPLEALRALETCKPNHLSWRAAGTDSSDGLLDAVQNLCASSNCQAILDPNKLPRDKNWPLGAHWDNWCMSGGEDFELVLSLPPEWGKALLQVFPSSKQIGRMQTGMPKVYWNNGKEITNSKYSGFKHFY is encoded by the coding sequence TTGATAGAAAAGCTAAATCAAATTGGCGAAAGAGAAATTCTTAATCGCCTTAAAAAGTTTTTACCAAGCGGTCAACTTGAAGACGACACTGCACAGATCAATCCTTACGGAAAAGAAGTACTGATCAATACTGATGTGCTAGTCGAAGGGGTCCACTTCAGCAATGAGACAACCTCTCCAAAAGATGTTGGATGGAGAGCAATAGCCACCAATATCTCTGACCTTGCCTGTAGTGGGGTAAAAGAAATTCTTGGCGTTACGGTCGGAATAATTGCACCATCAAGTACAGAATGGACCTGGATAGAAGATGTTTATATAGGGTTGGAACAAGCTTTAAAAGAATTCGGTGGCCAAATATTGGGCGGAGACTGTTCAAGTGGCAAGCAAAAAGTTGTTGCAATAACTGCATTTGGAACAGTGGGTCCACTGCGCCTTCATAGATCGGAAGCAATAGATGGAGATTTACTGATCACTAGTGGCTCTCATGGGCTAAGTCGATTGGGCTTAGCGCTATTACTTTCAGACCCTTTAATCAACACCAATCAATTATCTAAAGAGCTGAAAGCACAAGCAATTTATGCTCATCAAAGACCTCAACCACCACTTGAAGCTCTAAGAGCTCTTGAAACATGTAAGCCTAACCACTTGTCATGGAGAGCGGCAGGCACTGATAGCAGTGACGGACTTTTAGATGCCGTACAAAACCTTTGCGCAAGCAGTAATTGCCAAGCAATCCTAGATCCAAACAAATTACCTAGGGATAAAAACTGGCCGTTAGGCGCTCATTGGGATAATTGGTGCATGAGTGGTGGGGAAGACTTTGAGCTAGTTCTAAGCTTGCCTCCAGAATGGGGAAAAGCACTACTTCAAGTATTCCCTTCAAGTAAACAAATTGGCAGGATGCAAACAGGCATGCCTAAAGTTTATTGGAACAATGGAAAAGAAATAACCAACTCTAAATATTCTGGTTTCAAACATTTTTATTAA
- a CDS encoding peptidylprolyl isomerase: protein MVKKHIFRTLLALFTAIGLTWINPVIAALPPGNAVNDPYEILRNALPIQQTDLREIQHKIEDTGALVRGSRWPAVIKSVSSGQFRISNRKNEILNSMPTGDRKKGENIINNLKISLTSLGELANSKNKAAFLEERSKSLKQVGDLEALVLGDQFPYSIPKEFDNLPRLLGRANASIKTNKGSMKAVIDGYNAPLTSGAFVDLALKGFYDGLPINRAEEFFVLQTGDPDGPNTGYINPETNEERHVPLEIRVPKKADTIYNNTFEELGLYTETPVLPFAAPGALGWSHSGTAVDDGSSQFFFFLYDAELNPAGRNLIDGNNAAFGYVTEGSEILNQLEVDDQIISIKIDNGENLLKPHA from the coding sequence ATGGTTAAGAAGCATATTTTTAGAACCCTTTTAGCGCTATTTACGGCAATAGGGCTGACATGGATCAATCCTGTAATCGCTGCATTGCCGCCAGGAAATGCAGTTAACGATCCTTATGAAATTTTGCGTAATGCTTTACCGATCCAGCAAACAGATCTACGAGAAATACAACATAAAATTGAAGATACTGGTGCACTAGTACGAGGAAGTCGTTGGCCTGCTGTAATCAAATCCGTTTCATCTGGTCAATTTCGAATAAGTAACCGCAAAAATGAAATTCTCAATTCTATGCCTACTGGAGATAGAAAGAAAGGAGAAAATATTATCAATAACCTAAAAATCAGCCTGACGAGTCTTGGTGAATTAGCAAATAGCAAAAACAAAGCAGCGTTCCTTGAAGAGAGAAGCAAAAGTCTTAAACAAGTCGGTGATTTAGAAGCACTTGTATTAGGTGATCAATTTCCTTACTCAATTCCAAAAGAGTTTGATAATCTTCCTCGCCTACTTGGCAGAGCAAATGCTTCAATTAAAACAAATAAAGGAAGTATGAAGGCAGTTATTGATGGTTACAATGCTCCCTTAACTTCTGGAGCATTCGTAGACCTAGCGCTCAAAGGTTTCTATGACGGATTACCAATTAATCGAGCAGAGGAATTTTTCGTTTTACAAACTGGAGATCCTGATGGTCCAAACACGGGCTATATAAACCCTGAAACCAATGAAGAGCGACATGTGCCATTAGAAATCAGAGTTCCCAAAAAAGCAGACACTATTTATAACAATACATTTGAAGAATTGGGTCTTTATACAGAAACTCCTGTCCTCCCATTTGCTGCTCCAGGCGCTTTAGGTTGGTCACACTCAGGGACAGCTGTAGATGATGGATCATCTCAATTCTTTTTCTTTTTATATGATGCCGAACTAAATCCGGCAGGTCGAAATTTAATTGATGGCAACAATGCAGCTTTTGGATATGTCACTGAAGGCAGCGAAATACTCAATCAATTAGAAGTCGATGATCAAATTATTTCTATCAAAATCGACAATGGAGAAAATTTGCTGAAACCCCATGCATAA
- the gap gene encoding type I glyceraldehyde-3-phosphate dehydrogenase, with protein sequence MTLRVAINGFGRIGRNFMRCWLSRGANTGIEVVGINVTSDPKTCAHLLKYDSILGQIKDAEISHTDDTFVINGKTIKCFSDRNPLNLPWKEWGIDIVIESTGVFNTDVGASKHIQAGAKKVILTAPGKGDGVGTFVVGVNADQYRHEDFDILSNASCTTNCLAPIVKILDQTFGINKGLMTTIHSYTGDQRILDNSHRDLRRARAAAMNIVPTSTGAAKAVALVYPQMKGKLTGIAMRVPTPNVSAVDLVFESGRPTTAEEVNAALKTASEGTMKGIIKYGDLPLVSTDYAGTNESTIVDEALTMGIGGNMIKVLAWYDNEWGYSQRVVDLAEIVAKNWK encoded by the coding sequence ATGACCCTGCGCGTCGCGATAAATGGATTTGGCCGAATTGGGCGCAATTTTATGCGTTGTTGGTTGAGCAGAGGTGCGAATACAGGCATTGAGGTGGTGGGAATCAATGTCACCTCTGATCCCAAAACATGTGCTCATTTATTGAAATACGACTCAATTCTTGGGCAAATTAAAGATGCAGAGATTAGTCATACTGATGATACTTTTGTAATTAATGGCAAAACAATAAAATGTTTTTCAGATAGAAACCCTTTAAATCTTCCTTGGAAAGAGTGGGGGATAGATATAGTTATTGAATCTACTGGTGTTTTTAATACTGATGTAGGAGCTAGTAAACATATTCAGGCTGGAGCGAAAAAAGTGATTCTTACTGCTCCTGGAAAGGGTGACGGTGTAGGAACTTTTGTAGTTGGAGTTAATGCAGATCAATATCGTCATGAAGACTTTGATATTTTAAGCAATGCAAGTTGTACAACCAATTGCCTGGCCCCCATTGTTAAAATTTTGGATCAAACTTTTGGTATTAACAAAGGTTTGATGACAACTATTCATAGTTATACAGGGGACCAAAGGATTTTGGATAATAGTCATAGAGATCTCAGAAGAGCTCGTGCAGCGGCTATGAACATTGTTCCCACTTCTACTGGTGCAGCTAAAGCTGTGGCATTAGTTTATCCACAAATGAAGGGCAAACTTACAGGTATTGCGATGCGGGTTCCTACTCCAAATGTTTCAGCTGTAGATTTAGTTTTTGAATCTGGTCGACCTACAACTGCAGAAGAAGTTAATGCTGCTCTAAAGACTGCTTCAGAGGGCACAATGAAGGGAATTATTAAGTATGGAGATCTACCATTGGTTTCTACCGATTATGCAGGAACTAATGAATCAACCATTGTTGATGAAGCTTTAACAATGGGGATAGGTGGAAATATGATTAAAGTACTTGCTTGGTATGACAATGAGTGGGGCTATAGTCAACGTGTTGTTGATTTGGCTGAGATTGTCGCAAAGAATTGGAAATAA
- the efp gene encoding elongation factor P → MISSNDFRTGTTIELDGAVWRVVEFLHVKPGKGSAFVRTKLKAVQSGNVVEKTFRAGEMLQQALLEKSTLQHTYMESGDYVFMDMSTYEETRLTADQIGVSRKYLKEGMEVNVVSWNGKPLEVELPNSVVLEVKETDPGVKGDTATGGTKPAILETGAQIMVPLFISIGEKIKVDTRNDSYLGREN, encoded by the coding sequence ATGATTTCCAGTAACGACTTCCGTACTGGGACCACCATTGAGCTAGATGGTGCAGTTTGGCGTGTTGTTGAGTTCCTACATGTTAAGCCTGGTAAGGGTTCAGCTTTTGTTCGTACCAAGTTGAAAGCTGTTCAGAGTGGAAATGTTGTTGAGAAAACTTTCAGAGCGGGTGAGATGTTGCAACAGGCTTTGCTTGAAAAGTCCACGCTGCAGCACACTTATATGGAATCAGGTGATTATGTGTTTATGGATATGTCCACTTATGAGGAAACCAGGCTTACAGCTGACCAAATTGGTGTTAGTCGTAAGTATCTAAAAGAAGGTATGGAGGTGAATGTGGTTTCTTGGAATGGAAAGCCTCTTGAGGTGGAATTGCCCAACTCAGTAGTCTTAGAAGTCAAGGAAACAGATCCAGGAGTTAAAGGCGATACTGCTACTGGTGGAACAAAGCCTGCGATACTTGAGACTGGTGCACAGATTATGGTTCCTTTATTTATTTCTATTGGTGAGAAAATTAAAGTTGATACACGCAATGATAGCTACCTCGGTCGAGAGAACTAA